The following coding sequences are from one Salvia hispanica cultivar TCC Black 2014 chromosome 3, UniMelb_Shisp_WGS_1.0, whole genome shotgun sequence window:
- the LOC125209156 gene encoding nematocyst expressed protein 3-like has protein sequence MAPQAVALALALTFLFASAAATSRPSSSPTTSPAKPGPGAAPIPAAKKAMPPIPHAAPKAAPNAVPKAAPHGAPKAAARPNKTSAASPEASAAPGPSEDISPAPGNSDEVPADTPPTDGASSIKLSVAAATAAVGLLLF, from the coding sequence ATGGCACCCCAAGCGGTTGCACTTGCTCTTGCGctaacatttttatttgcctccgccgccgccacaTCTCGGCCATCATCATCGCCGACCACCTCTCCGGCAAAGCCCGGCCCTGGAGCAGCTCCCATTCCGGCAGCCAAAAAAGCGATGCCTCCAATCCCTCATGCAGCACCGAAGGCGGCCCCCAATGCAGTCCCGAAGGCGGCCCCTCACGGAGCCCCGAAGGCGGCCGCCAGGCCCAATAAAACCTCCGCCGCTTCTCCGGAGGCCTCGGCGGCGCCTGGCCCTTCTGAGGATATATCACCTGCTCCGGGCAATTCCGATGAGGTGCCAGCTGATACACCACCCACAGACGGCGCCTCCTCCATCAAGCTCTCCGTCGCTGCCGCCACTGCCGCCGTCGGGCTCTTGCTGTTTTAA